The nucleotide window TTCAAGACCATGATCCAAGATATAAATGCTAAGAAATCCAGTTCTGAAGTACTACCCATTAACCAAAAAATAACAAGATATGCGATGTTTTCAGCTTCTATATCTGAGTCAAAGCCTaacaatatattatctCAACGATGCGCAGGTTTGGATATTAACAAGTACTTTTCAAGAGAAGAACAATATGGGCAATATATGGACTTTGAGAATTTTTATCTTGAATGGTTGAATGTTGTGAAAACAGGTGATGTAACTTTGcttcaatttttaaatttactACGAGTGTTTATGgatgaagagaaatatttaacgCACCCACCGATGGATAGGAAAAATAATCGGtatatgaaatttctaGAGAGTTTATGCTCCTATGTCGAgagtttcttctttagaaAATACGCGTTAATTAACAAATCGGCCATCACAAGCCAAATAGAATCCCAGTTTACTGAATATATTAAGGAACCAACTGAACATTCTGTTAAGGGTCAATACTGTAAAGCATGTGCGAAGTGGTTCAAGACTGAATCTGTCTTTGTTAATCATATACCTGGGAAGAACcatattaaaaatgaaaaacaaaggaaaaatgCTCTTTTATCTGAATATAAGTTACACAGgttttttttcttattacaggaagaatttaaagaaacttATGAATTTATAGAGATGAAAATGGCTCTAACTGCTGATGAAAGAATGGAGGAAATGAAAAGACTGACGGAGAATTACGAAAAACCAGCATATAGTTCTGACGAAAAGGAAGGCGATGAAAACAATGCAGATTTAGAGCATGATGAACAACGATCTGGGAAGGGGCAAGGCCTGTTAGAAGGTTCGTTTGATATGCCATTGGGGCCAGATGGTCTACCGATGCCATTTTGGCTTTACAAGTTACAGGGTCTTGACGTTGAGTACCCCTGTGAGATTTGTAGTaatcaaatcttcaaaggCCGCCGAGCATTCGAAAAACATTTTACAGCACCAACCCATCAATACCATCTACGTTGTCTAGGAATCGAGCCCTCTTCTATGTTTAAAGGGATTACTAAAATCAAAGAAGCACAAAAATTGTGGGTTGATATCAATTCtcaaaaaaattcatcGAAGCCTATGGTGAGCAGTATAGAACTCCAAGTAGAAGTAGAAGATTCTGTTGGTAATGTAATGTCTAAGAAGTTGtatgatgaattgaaaaagcAAGGGCTCCATTGAATATGGTTATTTTCTATTTAATCTAATGTATTTCGTATTGTATTTTTTGGTATTAACGTTAAAACATCTTCATGTGTCAAATACGGTATTTGTAATATTATACACTACGCTCAATCTGTAAAACAGACAGAGAGTGTGTTTTTGTTAGGAAGCAAGTTGCTTTTTATAGACCAACAGTTTCTTTCCGTTCGACATAAAATTATATCccaaaattttatatagTAAAGGTAAAGAAGATTTTAGCAAATCATCATGCTAAGGGGAACAGAACCCATAACGTTTAGTGAGAAAGCACACTATCTTCCTCTCAATTGTTGTGTCACTAAAATATCGTGTTGCACGACTGCGTTCAAATTTCAGTTGATTGTTCGAGGAATAAATACctaaattgaaataaatcGCATAATCTCATACAATACAGctttatttgaaacaaacCACAGGAATCCAAAGAATTATACATTACAAAGATGGATCCACATAGTCCAATTGGTATGTTACAATACTACTGTTTTTACAATGCAGATTCAATAATACACAGTTGCTCTTGCGAATACTGATAATGCAAGATTCCAACCCCTATTAGTGAAATCTGTCATTGGCCCTTTTTGAGACTCAATTACTAACTGTCCTTATTATAGTCCTTGATCAAGGTACTGGTTTTGTCAAGATCGGGCGTGCTGGTGAGAATTTCCCAGATTACACGTTCCCTTCTATTGTCGGTAGGCCTATTCTAAGAGCTGAAGAACGTGCGAATATTACTACTCCATTAAAGGATATCATGATCGGTGACGAGGCTAGTGAAGTTCGTTCTTATCTGCAAATATCATACCCAATGGAAAATGGTATCATTAAGAACTGGACTGACATGGAATTGTTATGGGATTATGCTTTTTTCgaacaaatgaaattaCCAACCACATCTAACGGGAAGATCCTATTGACTGAACCACCAATGAATCCAACGAAAAATAGAGAAAAGATGTGTGAAGTtatgtttgaaaaatatgactTTGGTGGTGTGTATGTAGCAATCCAAGCTGTCTTAGCACTATATGCCCAAGGTTTATCATCAGGTGTTGTTGTGGATTCTGGTGATGGTGTCACCCATATCGTCCCCGTTTATGAATCTGTTGTATTGGGTCATCTAACAAGAAGATTAGATGTAGCAGGTAGAGATGTGACAAGACATttgattgatttattgTCTCGTCGTGGTTATGCATTCAATAGAACAGCAGATTTCGAAACTGTTCGCCAAATAAAGGAGAAGCTATGTTATGTTTCATATGACTTAGATCTGGATACAAAGTTAGCAAGGGAAACTACGACATTAGTGGAGAGCTATGAGTTACCAGATGGAAGAACTATCAAGGTGGGTcaagaaagatttgaagCTCCAGAATGTTTATTTCAACCAGGTCTTGTTGACGTTGAACAGCCGGGTATGGGTGAACTTCTTTTCGACACAGTTCAATCTGCTGACGTCGATGTTAGATCTGCACTATACAAGGCCATTGTCCTGTCTGGTGGTTCCAGTATGTATCCAGGTTTGCCATCTAGATTagagaaagaattgaaacaacTGTGGTTCACAAGAGTTTTACGTAACGATCCAACTAGATTagataaattcaaagtCAGAATTGAAGATCCCCCAAGGAGAAAACATATGGTATTTATTGGTGGGGCAGTCCTCGCTAGCATTATGGCCGATAAGGATCACATGTGGCTTTCTAAACAGGAATGGCAGGAAAGTGGTGCTGCTTCAATGGTGAAGTTTGGTCCAAGACAAtagataatgaaataattctAGTTagattaataaataaaaatatgtaTCTACTGACTAAATTGGAGagataaaaaaataactaAACATAAGGATTAAAATACTTAAGCTAGATGTTGTATGTGTACTAAAGATTCAGGGTTGATAGCTTTGATACAACTTCGTTCGACAGTAGTTTAATTCGGTCTTGCGttatattttgattctCAATTCCATAATTGATAGCATTGTCTATCAAACTTTCTAAAAATGGCTTTGAAATAATCATAGGGT belongs to Naumovozyma castellii chromosome 3, complete genome and includes:
- the PRP9 gene encoding SF3a splicing factor complex subunit PRP9 (ancestral locus Anc_3.160) produces the protein MVPLLEKKRNLLEDLEVIEDAIAKRFQRNPELYYDNITKLSILTNLSIDTPAESNKSNNKIYKRKKLKRSRKQFVLQQQEINIFLKDFEERRRVLLDLGKETVKDDNITLETFKTMIQDINAKKSSSEVLPINQKITRYAMFSASISESKPNNILSQRCAGLDINKYFSREEQYGQYMDFENFYLEWLNVVKTGDVTLLQFLNLLRVFMDEEKYLTHPPMDRKNNRYMKFLESLCSYVESFFFRKYALINKSAITSQIESQFTEYIKEPTEHSVKGQYCKACAKWFKTESVFVNHIPGKNHIKNEKQRKNALLSEYKLHRFFFLLQEEFKETYEFIEMKMALTADERMEEMKRLTENYEKPAYSSDEKEGDENNADLEHDEQRSGKGQGLLEGSFDMPLGPDGLPMPFWLYKLQGLDVEYPCEICSNQIFKGRRAFEKHFTAPTHQYHLRCLGIEPSSMFKGITKIKEAQKLWVDINSQKNSSKPMVSSIELQVEVEDSVGNVMSKKLYDELKKQGLH
- the ARP2 gene encoding actin-related protein 2 (ancestral locus Anc_3.161), which codes for MDPHSPIVLDQGTGFVKIGRAGENFPDYTFPSIVGRPILRAEERANITTPLKDIMIGDEASEVRSYLQISYPMENGIIKNWTDMELLWDYAFFEQMKLPTTSNGKILLTEPPMNPTKNREKMCEVMFEKYDFGGVYVAIQAVLALYAQGLSSGVVVDSGDGVTHIVPVYESVVLGHLTRRLDVAGRDVTRHLIDLLSRRGYAFNRTADFETVRQIKEKLCYVSYDLDLDTKLARETTTLVESYELPDGRTIKVGQERFEAPECLFQPGLVDVEQPGMGELLFDTVQSADVDVRSALYKAIVLSGGSSMYPGLPSRLEKELKQLWFTRVLRNDPTRLDKFKVRIEDPPRRKHMVFIGGAVLASIMADKDHMWLSKQEWQESGAASMVKFGPRQ